The proteins below are encoded in one region of Limnochorda pilosa:
- the greA gene encoding transcription elongation factor GreA — protein sequence MSDEQEVLLTKEGLAKLESELEMLKTQKRREVAERIKAARELGDISENSEYDDAKNEQAFIEGRIAALEKTLRRARVVSAEKTRDGAVALGSRVRVKDVDLGEEVEYRVVGSAEADPSENLISNESPVGRALLGHHRGEVVAVKVPDGIIQLEIIDVVHD from the coding sequence ATGAGCGACGAGCAGGAAGTCCTCCTGACCAAAGAGGGTCTGGCGAAGCTCGAGAGTGAGCTGGAGATGCTGAAGACCCAGAAGCGTCGGGAGGTGGCCGAACGCATCAAGGCAGCCCGTGAGCTGGGGGATATCTCCGAGAACAGCGAGTACGACGACGCCAAGAACGAACAAGCCTTCATCGAGGGCCGCATCGCGGCGCTGGAAAAGACGCTGCGGCGCGCCCGGGTGGTCAGCGCGGAGAAGACGCGGGACGGAGCCGTCGCCCTGGGCAGTCGCGTTCGGGTGAAAGATGTGGACCTGGGTGAGGAAGTGGAGTACCGGGTGGTCGGCTCTGCCGAGGCCGACCCCTCGGAGAACCTGATTTCCAACGAATCCCCTGTGGGCCGGGCCCTGCTGGGCCACCACCGGGGCGAGGTCGTGGCGGTGAAGGTCCCGGACGGGATCATCCAGCTCGAGATCATCGACGTGGTGCACGACTGA
- the rpmE gene encoding 50S ribosomal protein L31, with translation MKQGIHPEYHRVTVTCACGNSFETGSTSAVPLRVEICSQCHPYYTGTRQRAARGGRVERFQRRYGRNESGQEG, from the coding sequence GTGAAGCAGGGCATCCACCCTGAATACCACCGCGTCACGGTGACGTGCGCGTGCGGGAACTCGTTCGAGACGGGTTCCACCTCGGCGGTGCCGCTGAGGGTCGAGATCTGTTCCCAGTGCCACCCCTACTACACCGGAACCCGCCAGCGGGCCGCAAGGGGCGGCCGCGTCGAGCGCTTCCAGCGTCGCTACGGACGGAACGAGAGCGGACAGGAAGGCTAG
- a CDS encoding peptidoglycan DD-metalloendopeptidase family protein produces the protein MEAKTPHSVVALLVAVALLVAVSVGGGRRDVPAEGGPVPADEWRLAQEVYEGGEPLPNDSTPGGSSIEEEVAPASARASLPGATVLPASEPGSSRLPSEEIQPPRTEGGTEPAPEVTAARPTTFQLNRHTVQAGESLWTIARQYGIDVDTLSAANEGIDPTRLRPGQTVAVPNLRGALHTVGAGDTLWDIARLYNTDLQAIVEANGLQDPSRLKLGSVLLVPGAQALVAQRLLLVDANGRLRRAFDWPVRGRISSRFGQRWGRMHEGVDLAVDVGTPVRAAADGVVRYAGWNGGYGYLVVIDHGRGVETRYAHNSRLQVKRGQRVTRGTVIARSGSTGNSTGPHVHFEIRTAGKPVDPLRYLR, from the coding sequence ATGGAGGCCAAGACGCCGCACAGCGTCGTCGCCCTGCTCGTCGCGGTCGCGCTCCTGGTCGCGGTCAGCGTGGGCGGTGGGCGGCGCGATGTGCCGGCCGAGGGCGGGCCTGTCCCCGCGGACGAGTGGCGCCTCGCCCAGGAGGTCTACGAGGGCGGGGAGCCGCTTCCGAACGACAGCACCCCCGGCGGGTCCTCCATCGAGGAGGAGGTGGCGCCCGCCTCGGCGCGGGCGTCGCTGCCAGGTGCGACCGTCCTTCCCGCGTCCGAGCCCGGCTCCTCGCGCCTTCCCAGCGAGGAGATCCAGCCACCCCGAACCGAGGGCGGTACCGAGCCGGCGCCGGAGGTCACGGCCGCCCGTCCCACCACCTTCCAGCTCAACCGGCACACGGTCCAGGCCGGCGAGAGCCTGTGGACCATCGCGCGGCAGTACGGCATCGACGTGGATACCCTCTCCGCGGCCAACGAAGGCATCGATCCCACCCGCCTCCGCCCCGGCCAGACCGTCGCGGTTCCGAACCTGCGGGGAGCCTTGCACACCGTGGGGGCCGGCGACACCCTTTGGGACATCGCCCGCCTCTACAACACCGACCTGCAGGCCATCGTCGAGGCGAACGGATTGCAGGATCCGTCGCGGCTGAAGCTGGGCTCGGTCCTGCTCGTACCCGGGGCTCAGGCCCTGGTGGCCCAGCGGCTCCTCCTGGTGGACGCCAACGGGCGCCTCCGCCGCGCCTTCGATTGGCCCGTACGGGGGAGGATCTCCTCCCGCTTCGGCCAGCGGTGGGGGCGGATGCACGAGGGCGTGGACCTGGCGGTGGACGTGGGTACCCCGGTCCGGGCGGCCGCCGACGGGGTCGTCCGGTACGCGGGGTGGAACGGCGGCTACGGCTACCTGGTCGTCATCGATCACGGCCGGGGGGTCGAAACCCGGTACGCCCACAACTCGCGGTTGCAGGTGAAGCGGGGGCAGAGGGTCACACGGGGAACGGTGATCGCCCGCAGCGGGTCCACGGGCAACTCCACCGGCCCGCACGTCCACTTCGAGATCCGTACGGCGGGCAAGCCGGTGGATCCCCTGCGCTACTTGCGCTGA
- the rho gene encoding transcription termination factor Rho, with amino-acid sequence MNISELQTKTAAELHEVAKELGMNGAAKLRKNELVLAILKKQAEKEGLIFTHGILEVLPDGYGFLRVNGYEPGAEDVYVSPSQIRRFGLRTGDLVTGQVRKPKEGERYHALLRVVAANMDDPEKAGRRPEFDKLTPVYPDERLRLEVEGSGDVATRLMDVIAPLGKGQRGMIVSPPKAGKTTVLKKIANSIAVNHPEVHLMVLLIDERPEEVTDMQRSVDGEVVSSTFDEPPENHVRVADLVLERARRLVEQKVDVVILLDSITRFARAHNLVVPPSGRTLSGGVDPAALHRPKRFFGAARNIEEGGSLTIIATALIETGSRMDEVIYEEFKGTGNMELHLDRKLAERRIFPAIDIYRSGTRKEELLLSPEELEMTWILRRVLSSLGTAETTDLIIDRLTHTKNNREFTDMIIHSQFAENVRT; translated from the coding sequence GTGAACATCTCGGAGCTTCAGACCAAGACGGCCGCGGAGCTGCACGAAGTGGCCAAGGAACTGGGCATGAACGGCGCGGCCAAGCTGCGCAAGAACGAGCTGGTCCTCGCCATCCTCAAGAAGCAAGCCGAAAAGGAAGGGCTCATCTTCACCCATGGTATCCTGGAGGTCTTGCCCGACGGGTACGGCTTCCTGCGGGTGAACGGCTACGAGCCGGGCGCCGAGGACGTGTACGTGTCGCCTTCGCAGATCCGCCGCTTCGGGCTGCGCACGGGCGACCTGGTGACCGGCCAGGTGCGCAAGCCCAAGGAAGGCGAGCGGTACCACGCCCTTCTCCGGGTGGTGGCGGCCAACATGGACGATCCCGAGAAGGCGGGGCGCAGGCCCGAGTTCGACAAGCTCACCCCTGTCTACCCCGACGAGCGGCTCCGGTTGGAGGTCGAGGGCTCAGGCGACGTGGCCACGCGCCTGATGGACGTCATCGCCCCTCTGGGCAAGGGGCAGCGGGGCATGATCGTCTCGCCCCCCAAAGCCGGCAAGACCACGGTCCTCAAGAAGATCGCCAACAGCATCGCCGTCAACCACCCGGAGGTCCACCTGATGGTGCTTCTCATCGACGAGCGCCCCGAAGAGGTGACCGACATGCAGCGCTCGGTGGACGGCGAAGTGGTCAGCTCCACCTTCGACGAGCCGCCGGAGAACCACGTGCGGGTCGCCGACCTGGTACTGGAGCGGGCCAGGCGCCTGGTGGAGCAGAAGGTGGACGTGGTGATCCTGCTGGACAGCATCACCCGCTTCGCCCGGGCGCACAACCTGGTGGTACCGCCCAGTGGCCGCACCCTGTCGGGCGGCGTGGACCCCGCCGCCCTGCACCGGCCCAAGCGCTTCTTCGGCGCCGCCCGGAACATCGAGGAGGGCGGCAGCCTCACCATCATCGCCACGGCGCTCATCGAGACGGGCTCCCGGATGGATGAGGTCATCTACGAGGAGTTCAAGGGAACCGGCAACATGGAGCTCCATCTGGATCGGAAGCTGGCCGAGCGCCGCATTTTCCCGGCCATCGACATCTACCGCTCGGGCACCCGGAAGGAAGAGCTGCTCCTCTCCCCCGAGGAGCTGGAGATGACCTGGATCCTCCGCCGCGTCCTCAGCTCCCTCGGGACCGCGGAGACGACGGACCTGATCATCGATCGGCTCACGCACACCAAGAACAACCGGGAGTTCACCGACATGATCATCCACTCCCAGTTCGCTGAGAATGTCCGGACGTGA